DNA from Equus asinus isolate D_3611 breed Donkey chromosome 17, EquAss-T2T_v2, whole genome shotgun sequence:
ttccatattcctattctttcctttcccttcaatcttgcttttctttctttcccttttctactGTTGTCtcacctttttcttcctttttcttccaacaTCGAAAAAGTCATACATACTCTTAGTTGTTCATACTCTTTGAGGGAACTTATGAGCTGCCCACCACTTGGTAGTAAGCACAGCTGATTTCTTGATCCACTAGACCTTTTAAGAGAGGCTATATGTTCCTTTTACAAACGATCTGTAAATAGCTATAGAGGAGAAAAATGTATCCATTGTCTCCCTTTTCTCACTGGCCAAAGTTCTCCCCATAGTGGGCTATTTCTCATGCATATTCTGGCCTTCCTGCAGTTTTAAGAGAAGGCAGAGTCCAAGTTAGCATCAGGGACAttcatagcaggaggcaagcttGATGGGGAAGCCGTTGAGTGTATTTAGGCTTCACTCATGTCGCACAGTATCTATCACTTCAGCAACAACAGGAAATATCTGACGAAGGATTCCAGAAGTGCCCACGTGGGTGTCAGCCAAGGTCTTGTCAAGTAAAAGCGATGAGTAACTTAAAGATGTAGAACAGTTTCCACAGGTCTCTTCATCTATGGTCTCTTAATATCATGGTGAAGTGTAGGCCATTGCGAGAGTGTCTCAGGCTATAAGAAAGGAAAGTACAGGAAATCTGGGTGATTCTTCATACAAATGAAGTCCAGTACAGTTCACTCTGGTGCCACTTATACCTGTTTGTATTTTCTAATGATATTGGGGTCTTGTTAGAGAGTGAAATACAATTAGCTTTTTCCATGAAAGGAGAGGAAATCAGAGGTATAAGTCAACTTCTTCCAGGAGGTGGCCATTTCTAGTTTCCTCAGAAGACTTAAAGTGGGCTAAAAAATCAAGCTAAGGTCCCTTCTGCTGCAGCTGTTCCTAGGGCTATAACTGATACTCATCAATTTACTCCTCCAACCACCTGGGTGTGTTCTCCCTCATATTTAGGTGTTAGCTCTCCATCGCTTAACCTCTCAGCTGACACCTTCACCCAAAATGGATTTGATTCTTTCTTGCTTTGCTTTTGTCAGTAGATCCTACTGAAAACTAGCAGCCTCTTTAGTCATCTAATACATGATTTGGAGTAGCTTCCTCCCCATACAGTATATGTTTTCTCCAAATTTAAAAGCCCGTTAAGTACTATGTCTCTTTCTTAATCACAGAAGACATGAATAGAAAACACTCCTTTTTATTGAGGAAATCTCTGCATCCCCCAGACCACAGGACTCCTAAGAACTCTACCCAAGTGACAATcctctgaaatttcacagtgtttatTTTCCACTCTCTGCCTGTGTGAACTTAGTAGGTGTAtaagttatctattgctatgtacTGGCAAACAACACTAAGCCAAAAGTTAGTAgcttaaaaatcacaaaaccaaGACTTaaagtcttaaaataaaaatactttatttgatTATGATTCTGCAATTTGGGTTGGATTCAGCTAAGTAGTTTTTCCATTCCTTTCACCTGGAAATATTCCGATAGTTTGAGTGGAGTAGATGTTCTAATATGGATTCACTTATATATCCAACAATTGGCTCAGGTACTTCAGTTCTCTTTCATTCTCCAGTGGCATAGATTGGGCCCTATCACTACACTGTTGTTCCAGGGAAGTTTGTATTTCATGATAGCTAGATCTTCAAGGACTCTCAAGCCACACTGCAGGAATTGTATGTTACTTTTTACCACATTCTACTCATGTGGTTAAAAGGTTTCATATGATGTGTGTCACCAGGTTAGCCCAGATAAAAGTACAGACAGATAGATTCCACTTTTTGATGGAAGAAGGTGCAAAGAAGTTGTGGCCATTGTGTACACTGGGTTGTATATGATGCTTGCTAATTCTTGCTCACCAGGCTATTTAGCATAATGGTATCAATGCAGTGGACCATTGGATGTTTTGCACAATGTTCAGAAGATTAAATTTCCTGAGAttctaatatgaaaaaaaatcataagagtTAACATGATTCTTAGGCAAGATTCTACAGTCCTTGCCATGTGAGGTGAGTTCATTTTGTTCTACTCTCTCACTGGGTTGGAGAAGAGCTACAAATCAGGTGCTAGAGGCTCTGATACTTTAATAAAGTTAATATATCATGCACTGAATCTTCCACTGGGGATACCATCTAAGTGATATTATAGTAGTCCATAGTCATATGAGTCATATGCTGCAATCCATCTGCTTTTTTGCATGCATCAGATCAATTAATTAAATGGCATTATGGGGAACttcaattcttcaaatattttgtggttatttttctttctgaaattccttccattttgcttctgattttctgttttgtctgGAACATAGGGGCTCTTGTTATAGAAGAATCAATATGAGTTTTCTTTCAGGtgctaaatatacatattttccaATTGAATGTTTGAAGAAGGGGAAATAATCACAAGGCATATTCGTAGACACATTGAACCTACTCTGAGGCCATCTTGTGCCAAAACTCAGTTTATCATGTGGCCTCCAGTCTAACTGGAGGATTTTGATAGTATTTTAGGTCTGTATCAGTGATAGGTCACATATTACATCCAATAATCCTCAAGAAGTATGGGCATTCCCCTTTCCCCAGCACAAAGTTCTTCTGGCAAGTTGATCATTTgtcaccctctcctctcccttagGAAGCTCATGCACCTCATGTAATTTGCTATAATCCACAATATTATCCAGGATCCAATGAGATGACTGCCTATGGAGATTGAAAACATATTGAATCTCACCTGCCCATTCAATACCCAGAATATGCTTATCTAGAATTAAGTTCTGCTAACGCTTTTGAGGCCCGTTCTTCAAAAGTGTTCTCCCAGCTCACACAATTTAATATTTGTGAAGCCTTGCAAATACATTTGGGGCATAGActattttctttcacattcaGAGCTGTACTTTTGTTATGCAGATATTTGAACCTATTGTTGGTCTCCTGCTGTGTTGTAGCATCTGATTTTGAGAAGCACAGACATTAATCTTTTGAGAATCCTGTTTCAGGTAAAGGCATTATATTCCTTAGTCAAAGGTGTGCTATTATCTTAAAGCCTGGGTAGGGGAATGAATCTGGCAGCCCAAGTTTCAGAGATTTGAAGGTTCGAGATCTCAAGTTTTCTTAACCTGAGGCACCTCGGGCACCTGAAAGTACAGTAGCACATAGGACATTTGCCCTCAGTGGGCAGAATTGTGCTCTACacttggctgctgaagcagatgtCCAGAGTGTAGTTCACATGGCActattttgcaggtgagaaacAAAAGGCCTTTTCGTATGCTACGTGAGGAATAATATTCCCAACGATACAATTTATGAGTCATTCTAAattaattatatacattaaattaTCAAATACAGGGttgattatttgaaattttaatcgTGATAATTAGGTTTCAAAGTCACGGTTATGTACTaatttttaatagaatatttacacatctttcatttctaggaaagaaattttaatgaTAGTTAATGATCGGCAGATTTATCCCTAGATTTAGCATTTATCTACTTTTTATAGCTTTatcaagatataattcacatactatacacTTCACTCACAAAAGTGtgtatttaatgttttttagtataGAAAGCTATGCAACCATCAACACTATCTAATTTAACATCTTTGTCACCCAAAAAGAAACTATCTACCCATTAGCCGTCACTCCTCATTGTCTACAATCATCACCAGCAGCCCTAGGCCaacactaatctgctttctgtcactatagatttgttcttctggacatttcttataaaaagaatcatacaatgtgttgTCTTTAATaatctgcttctttcacttagcatcatattGTTAGAGTTGCAGCCATGTTGTGACAAGCatcagtatttattttctttttagtgacgAGTAATATTTCACTTTATGGATATATCACTTATCAATTCATCAGTTATctgacatgtgggttgtttccccTTCTTGTCTATtataataatgctgctatgagtattggtgtacaggtttttgtgtaaatagtgttttcatttttcttgcataTGCACTaaagagtgaaattgctgggtcattggtGACTATaagtttaaccttttgaggaactgctaaagtgttttccaaagtggctgtaccattttacattactgccagcaatgtatgagaactCCATTACTCCAtagcctcaccaacacttattattgtctgtcttttgatTCTAGACATCCTGGTGAGTGTGAAGAGGTATTTCCTTATGGCTTAGATTTACGTTTCCTAATGACTGaaggtgttgaacatcttttcatgtacttttgaCCATTCATATATATTCTATGCAGATctgtttatttagatattttgccaattttaattgggttattgtctttttattattacatgttaggagttctttatatagtctggaaatcagttccttatcagatacatggtttgcaagtattttctcccaatctgtgggtTGACTTTTCACTTTGTTGCTGATATAATTTTCAGTACAAAAGTTtgtcattttgatgaagttcGATGGAGGTATTCAAAGTCACTATTATGtactaattttcaataaaatatttatggtttTTCCATTCTTGGGAATGAAATTCTTAATGACAATTGCagttctgttattttatttttttccatagaaatGACCACTAGATTTGACAAGTATTTTCTATTGGGGCTTAGAGATATTGATAAGTTTTTCTTTAATACAACTCCTTTTCTGACATGAattttacatacagtgaaatgcaaaGTTTTAAGCATAtggtttgatgagttttgataaacATATCTACTCATGTAACCATTAACATACTCAAGATCTAGAATTCTTTCATTAACTTAGAAAGTTCTATCTTATACTTTTTCAGTCAACTTTCCAGGAAGGTAGATGCAGCAGAGAAATTACATTGATATCCATGGCATAACACAAGCAATATTGCTAAATTAATCATAGTGTGGTGCCCTTTCCTATAGGAGCAGTGTTGTGGGCACCAGGCACCAAGAATCATTAGACATATCTGGCACCATCTCAGAACCTTGGAAAATCAAGTATTTGAATGGTTAGAAGATAAGGTTGTGAGATTCCTCAAGTATCACCTTTTACCACATTCTTACTCATGAGCCCAAGGAAAGGGTTTGGACAGAGAATAGGGTTTCAGTTGATGAGACAAAGCTATGGAGTAGCAGGAGACCACAGACAAATGTGAGCTGGAAGATATTTTGATGACACCATTGCTCTCCAAGTTGCCCATGCTGTACCTTGGGTGTCATGTGTGACCCATGTCATCTTTCATTCCCATATCCAGTCATCACCAAGTTCCATTAATTTTACCTTTAAACCCTCTGTCCTGTGGgtcctttctctccattcttgCTGCCACCAAATTCCCACATGTGGTCAGCTGATGGCTAAATTACCAAAGGACCTTATCCTCAAGATGCTCCCACTTCATGCATCCAACACACTGCAGCCAGAAAATTATTTCCTGACCCTTCTTTCCTCAGACCCTCCACTCTGGAGGACCAGAGTAAAACCTGAACTCCTCTGACTCACTTTTAAGGAACTTTGCAGACAGAGTCACCTCAACAATCACCCTCTACCCAATAACTTTACCTCATCTCTGTTCAACTCAGGGTCCTCTCCCTATCCCACAAGGCCATCCTGCTGAATCCCATGACTGGGCCTCCCTTCACCAGAAATGCCCTCTCCATGTCGCTTAAACCCTGCCCACCTTCCAAGCCCAATTCCAGTGTGGTGTGTTCAATGAAGCTTGTCTTTAATAGTCCAACCTATATgaatcttctcttctctgagcaTTGTAAATAATTTGGTGATTTTCCTTAAATGCTACTAAATCATGTTACTACACTACCTAAAGTCGATCAACGCCTCCCCGTTACCCACAGCATAAATTCCAATATTCTTAGCCTGGATTCCAGGTCCTTGTTGAACTGGCCATTGCTTATCTTGGACCCTTATTGTCACTCCCTAAATGAATGTAATACCCCAACCCAATATTTCCCAACCCAAGGTGCCCTTTATCCCTTCTCTGTGTTTAGTGTTCCTTCCTTCTAGATTGCATGAGGATCTTCAGTATATAGGAATAATATTCTCTCCTTTGTGTTCCTAGAGTACTTTATCATACTTCTTTTACAGCAACTGACAGATTTTTTCACAATTCTAGCTTCTCTGTCTGTATCtccaaataagaaatatattataataatatccAAAATTACCAATTCAATATTCTTCTTAAGCCTTTATTATTAATTGTATTTTGGTTGATAACTATAGCTAGTGTGTCAATAGTACCATGTGCCACACACTTTATAAGTGTTCTGTGTACATTAATCCATTCAATTCCCAGGATAAACCTATGATGcgtgtattattattatcaccccTTTGTTATACATATGAGGAAACAGACGCCCAGATAAGTGAATTAACTAGGCTGAGGTTACACagcagtggagccaggattttaaTCAAAGCAGCCTAGTCACAGATCCTGTGCTCTTCATCACTGGCCTGTATAATTTCTAGGTACATAATACATAAGTGAAGAGCTAAAATTAAATATGCCCTTTCATTAGAAGTCCAAGGCATATTTATTTGCCTGCACAAACCTCTTATCTTGGcatgaattcaatccattttttTACccatttgtgaaaataaaaaaatatatattagagcCAATCTGAGAGCTCATTCAGAGAGGAGAATCACATAGGGTCCAGTTTTTCTTGGCTTTACCATAAGAATGGAATGCCTGATAGCCTTTCCTTTTGAAAACCACCTTTTCCTTTTTGGGCATCTCTGCCTTTTCTGTATTTATGGCTCTCTCTACTACCTGCCATCAGTAATTCCTACCGTCTCTTCCACCAAACTGATAAGAAatacctcctctctccccacaatGCTGCCTCATCTAGAAGCAGGCAAAGAAAAGGTGACCAGCATGTAAAAATCTAAATCTGTATTTGAGCATATAGACTCTCTATCAGGCATCCTGCTGGACTGGACCAGAGTACACTGACAGAAGGCCAACAATGGCCAGGAAAAGTATGAGAGAGCTTCACGTGCCCATGTGACTGAATTCAGAGTGAAGTAATGGAACCTCCATGCCAACCACATGCTCTCATTTGGTAATCACAAATGGTGCCTCACAGGATCCCAAAATTGTAAAGGACTTTAAAAATCACCTAATttaatgttatatgtattttacaatgaaaataaataaattcattgcTCACCCCCCTAAAAATCTTCAGACCAAATCACCTTGTCTACAAATGAACACACATGGCTCGAGGACAGGAACTGACCTGCCTAACATCTGTGGCTGCTGAAAGTCTCTGCACCTTATTTCCAGCCATAACACCTACCTTTAGGTCATAAAATCTGGTGTGATTTTGTTCTTCATTAGACTAGGAAATTGGATTAGATGGATCTCAAACCGCTCAAGTGCCTCCAATCAGGGTGAATTTAGCCACCCTGCTGGAATAAATCATTACTCAAGGAGATAATCTGGTTTGGGAAAACTAGGGTGGGATGCAGCATTGGATTCCTCTCTGGGAATCTTGGTTCCTGGACAAGCAAGGTCCCTTGCCTAATATTACCCTCCCAGCTGATTTTTCACTGAAGGCCCCCAGTGAGCAAAGTCCAGATCACACTCAGCTCAGAGCGGTGTTGAAAAGACATAGAGACCTTTTACTCCAACCTGCTCTGTTTTTAGATGAGGCGACAGAGGCTGAGAAGTTAACTAGATTCCCAGGCCACAGGATAGATATTTCCCAGGGTACTAACCTAGAAACCAGTGCTCTTTCAACAGCACTAGGCTGCCTTCTGACGATACTGAGCGGTGGTTGCTACTGCAATTCAAAGAGCAGACCCCAATAACAAATCACCAATGTTCCTGGGGGCTTTTAGAAAACAAAGTAGCTGAGGGCTAAGATGAACCACAAGAACAGGAAAATTCATGAGATCTGGATTGGGttgatatttgcatttaaaatggctacgaaattttttaaaaagccaaagaaagCATCAAACCCAGAGATTTTAAGATCCTGATTTTGATGTAGAAAACCAGTCCACCCGCTGAAAGTCCAAGGCTTTTGATTAAATGCTTAGATCCTTGaaccatttaaaataaatcaggTATACACTACAATCAAGGGAAGAACTTCCCcatggaatttcttttcccttcggTGAAACtttgccaattaaactatgacttGGGAAAAGGTTCAAAATCTGTTTCAACTAGTTTAGTGAGATTTCTATAAAGTTTTACACCCAATAATAAGGTAGTAGAGAAGAAAGTTGAAGGAAAGACATCAAAGGCACGTTTTTTCCAGACTGGACTactgagaatgaaaagaagagtGAATAGACATTAAAATGAGGACTGGACAGGGAGACAGGACTCTGGGCACTAGCTTTGGTTCAGTAATTGATTAACCATGTAACTTAAGCCATGTCATTTCACCTCTCTACTCCTCACCCTCCTATTCCTTCTTTTATATAAATGACAGAGTTGGGCTAGACTATCGCCATCGTACCATGCATCTAACACTCATGGATTCATGTATAATTCActtagtctctctgtgcctcagtttctccatcaagTCCTGGCTAATAGTACATGCTCATtaaatattgtcaaataaaatattaaatgaaccAAAAAGCtctaaaatgggtgaattattaagtaaattatgcctcaattagACTGTGTTATATTAGCAAGCCATCACAAATCGTGTTTAGGAAAAGTATCTAATTTCATGGGAAATTATGTATGTAACTGACTATGTCAGACAATATGCCAATCCTTACATGcattctccccttcttctttAGGAACATAACAGAacgctgattttttttttcacaacataattccacttacaataaaaaattagactttccagttttcctcgCAATTAAGGGCAACCACGTGACTAATTTCTAGCAAATAAAACGAAAGTAAAAGTGCTTTGTGGTACTATTCAAAACTCTCCTAAAAGGGAAAATGATCAGTTTACCCTCCCCCAtatctccttttctgtctcctggAACTTAATCATCACACAACCCAGCTGGCCCTGCAGCTGTTCTTCTTAACATGGCTTGCCCTTAGGGGAAACTAGTTAAGCAGAacctaacctgctggggtatcatcagagcctaactgacctgggggaaGGAAAACACTCAATTCCTATTAGCTGTAGCCATGCTGTTCCACCTAAGAGTggagaaaacaaaactgagaaactctTGTGAAGTTCACTTAAGAGGCTTAGGCTCACTGAAAACACTTAAAACAGTATCTGGCATATTGGAAGACTTCAAGAAGAGTCAGTATTTATCATACACttaaatataagctccatgagtaCAAGAATTTTTGTCTGCTTCCTTTCTATTGTACCTCCAGTTCCTTCTCAGGAAAGGCACTAGGGCATTGCCTGAGACCTGGACACAGGCCTTgtccatccttccttctcccacCTTCCCAGCCAGATGGAGAGTTTGGTCTCTGGACCTGTcttaggaaggagagagggcagacaggaagaagagatggagaTGGCAGAAGGTCCAAGATCTGTTCCTCATGGACAATTTCACTGACCCCACCTAGAGCCTGTGGGGAGTTGGAGACCAGTGATGGACAGTTGATGTTGGGGCCAATGTTTCAAGTACACCCTCATATTGCATCAGGCTCTGCCCCAATCCACATTCACGCATTGGTGgcctttatttgttttgttcccCCAGCCCACTGCAGGGGAAGTGTTGGGCACTGGAGCTCTACTgaacaaagacaaacacagatggaaaaaaaaaaggaacagacttaACCACATGTTGAGTGATCAATACACATTTGCAAAGTGAATAATCAATCTGGTAGTTACAAGGGCTTCCAGAGAAAGGGCAGGGACATAGTGGGGAATAGGATGAGAAAAGGGAACAGAAGACAttataaagaaacagaggcaggAGCCACCTCAGCACAATAAACTTTGATATAGGACTTTCCAAAGTCCATTCTGTCCTCTAACAACCTTCTGAAGCTGGTAATGTTACTATCTCTATTTGTAAATGTGGAAAATTGAGACCCAAATAGGTTAAATGACCCAGAAATGGTCAATTAAGCAAGATGACGAATCCGGCTCTTCTAATTTCATCTTGCACAAAGTGTCTCCCTTTAGCAGCAAAATAGAGTGAAGAAACAGGGATTCATGGGGGCAGCAGTCCCTGCTCAGCTGAAGAGGAATCAGCTGAAGAGGAGTCAGCACTGCTGGACAAATACTGAGAAATTGTTCTCTCAGGGTCTGCTCCCCATCATCCCAACCCACCATCAGTCCTCAGTCCTTCAACACTTCCTCATTTGTACTGCTGGGTCCATTCACTCAAATTTTCTCAAGGAGTCTTGAGGGGAGAAGAGTCCTAAAAGTAGGCTTAGGAAACCTGAATTCTAGTCCCCACCTTGCTTTGAACTGACTGTGTAACTTTGGGTAAATCTTTTAACCTcctcacatttatttattcatctgtctGTTGAGAGCATGAAATGaagcaagaaaagtaaaatgacttgAATATcataacagagaagaaaatgaatttcatCAAGCCCTGCATATGTCAACATAAAGGAATTATCTAGTGCTATTCTCCATTGTATAGATGACATATCTGAACTTGCAAGAGGCTCCCACATTCTCAGGCTCTCACAGGTTTCCTGAACGAACGCTTGAATATCACACTAAGACCCTCCTGTACTGTGACCCCCTTGAGGGTAGAGATTACATCCTTTGTTTTGATTCCCAGTGTCTCACTCATTGGAGACAGtcaataatatttaatgaatgaaggaTTGAAGGAGCATGTGGGATGATTGTTATGAAAAGAGCTAGGAGGAGAGTTGTCATTACAAGCTTCCAACTGGAGCTCCAAAGCTTACGTTAGATTCTACAAGATCAGAGTCTCCCAAGTTCCAGGCTGGATGAGGTTTCCTGTAGTGTCACTTCTTCCCTGAGGCCCCCTTGGGGGGGCTTTGTGGCATTTTCCTCATGGCAACAGTTTCCTCATGGCATTTTTCACCTCACTGTTCCTCAACGTGTAGATCAGAGGGTTCAGCAAAGGTGGCATGACAATGTTAAAGAGGATCACAAGTTTATCAGCAGGCAGGGTGGTAGAGGGACGAATGTACATGAACATGGGGGGCACAAGGACCAAAAGGACAGTGACAACGTGTGAACCACATGTGGACAGAGCCTTTCGCCGGCCCTCAGATGACTGGCTTCTCAGGTTCAGTAAGATGACCATGTAGGAGATGATAAGGATGATGAAGGACACTAAAGAGATCATGCCACTGTTGGCCACCACAATGAGCCCCACCACATAGGTGTCTGCACAGGCCAGCTTCAGAAGGGGATGAACATCGTAGAAGAAGTTGTCAATCTCATTGGGCCCACAAAAGGGCAGCTGGACTGTAAGGAGAGTCTGCAGGATGGAATGCAGGAAGCCAGCCACCCAGGAGGCCCCGGCCAGCAGGCCACACTTCTGCCGATTCATGATGGCTGTGTCGTGCAGGGGCCTACAGATGGCCATGTAGCGAACATAGGCC
Protein-coding regions in this window:
- the LOC123277885 gene encoding olfactory receptor 4S1-like; its protein translation is MDTKNNVTEFVLSGPFQRREMQHVCFVVFSLFHVLTILGNLLVIITINASKTLNAPMYFFLSHLSFTDMCYPSATTPKMIVDTFMERKTISFNGCMTQLFSTHFFDGTEIFLLTAMAYVRYMAICRPLHDTAIMNRQKCGLLAGASWVAGFLHSILQTLLTVQLPFCGPNEIDNFFYDVHPLLKLACADTYVVGLIVVANSGMISLVSFIILIISYMVILLNLRSQSSEGRRKALSTCGSHVVTVLLVLVPPMFMYIRPSTTLPADKLVILFNIVMPPLLNPLIYTLRNSEVKNAMRKLLP